A part of Desulfomicrobium baculatum DSM 4028 genomic DNA contains:
- a CDS encoding LutC/YkgG family protein: MGPTPEVLEKFRKKAEIVSAIVSEVDSMAQAIAYTVDLCAQKEACQLLMSGCEETLSDKGKDLCELKEWGKIIAAPALNDTDMAELVKQAASRDISVIKDGMRSHLAGVDIGFTVADYGIGETGSLVIDSSSEELRLATMVSEIHVAVIPKSRIRATAEDLYDEIKGFQSRKPNYLAFVTGASRTADIERVLALGVHGPLELHILILEDK, encoded by the coding sequence ATGGGACCAACCCCAGAGGTTTTGGAAAAGTTTCGGAAAAAAGCGGAAATCGTCTCGGCCATTGTCTCGGAAGTGGACTCCATGGCTCAGGCCATCGCCTATACTGTTGATCTGTGCGCCCAGAAAGAAGCCTGTCAGCTGCTCATGAGCGGCTGTGAGGAAACCTTGTCGGACAAGGGCAAGGATCTGTGCGAACTCAAAGAATGGGGCAAGATCATCGCCGCCCCCGCCCTAAACGATACGGACATGGCCGAACTGGTCAAACAGGCCGCAAGCCGCGATATCTCCGTCATCAAAGACGGAATGCGCAGCCATCTGGCCGGTGTCGACATCGGGTTCACGGTCGCGGACTACGGCATCGGCGAGACCGGCAGCCTGGTCATCGATTCCTCCAGCGAGGAACTGCGCCTGGCCACGATGGTCAGCGAAATCCACGTCGCGGTCATCCCCAAATCACGCATCAGGGCCACGGCCGAAGACCTGTACGACGAAATCAAAGGCTTCCAGAGCCGCAAGCCCAATTATCTGGCCTTTGTCACCGGGGCCAGCCGCACCGCTGACATCGAACGCGTTCTGGCCCTGGGCGTGCACGGGCCCCTGGAACTGCACATCCTGATCCTGGAGGACAAATAA
- the ldhH gene encoding L-lactate dehydrogenase (quinone) large subunit LdhH yields MQKAKNLSEYNDELREALDNTFLRGAMDKFATAYPVGRANAFREYDVEALIQEVVKAKDAGLTRLDELYAEFKAKAEANGVKVHMAKDGDEANEIVARIAAENKCKIIVKSKSMTAEETLLNHRLEKDGLEVVETDLGEWIIQLRHEGPSHMVMPAIHLSRYQVAELFSQVTKHDQSSDIQRLVKVARRELRQKYADADMGVSGANFAIAETGTIGLMTNEGNARLVTTLPRVHVAIAGIDKLCGTLDDALKILRVVPKNATGQAITSYVTWISGANECQTAPGGKKEMHIIFLDNGRSEMAKDPLFAQVLRCVRCGACANVCPVYRMVGGHQMGHIYIGAIGLILTYFFHGKDKAKNLVQNCINCQACKHICAAGIDLPLLIKEIHARILDEDGHPLPSMLLGKLLKNRKLFHAFLRTAKMAQRPLTGGTQYIRHLPHIFSKDHGFKALPAIAAKPFRDRFAALKPTVSAPKFRIALFSGCVQDFVYPEQLEAAVKVLAAHNVAVDFPMDQSCCGLPLQMMGEKKAGVDVAKQNIAAMSGDYDYIITLCASCASHLKHNYPFLLGENDAEAKAFADKVMPFSAFMTDVLGVTADGFKQTHERATLHAPCHLCRGMGVVEQPRQLLALGGYEYAQAEQEQVCCGFGGTYSAKFPGISEQILKNKLTDAGRTGAEVLVTECPGCIMQLRGGAEVNKSGFAVRHIAEVLADHLK; encoded by the coding sequence ATGCAGAAGGCCAAAAATCTTTCCGAATATAACGACGAACTGCGCGAAGCTCTGGACAACACCTTCCTGCGCGGAGCCATGGACAAATTCGCCACGGCCTACCCCGTTGGCCGGGCCAACGCCTTCCGCGAATACGACGTGGAGGCCCTGATCCAGGAAGTGGTCAAGGCCAAGGATGCAGGCCTGACCCGCCTGGACGAACTTTATGCCGAGTTCAAGGCCAAGGCCGAAGCCAACGGCGTGAAAGTGCACATGGCCAAGGACGGCGACGAGGCCAACGAGATCGTGGCCCGCATCGCGGCCGAAAACAAATGCAAGATCATCGTCAAGTCCAAGTCCATGACGGCCGAGGAAACCCTTTTGAACCACCGTCTGGAAAAAGACGGACTTGAAGTGGTCGAGACCGACCTTGGCGAATGGATCATCCAGCTCCGGCACGAAGGTCCCAGCCACATGGTCATGCCGGCCATTCACCTGTCCCGCTACCAGGTCGCCGAACTCTTCTCGCAGGTCACCAAGCATGACCAGTCCTCGGACATCCAGCGTCTGGTCAAGGTCGCCCGTCGCGAGCTGCGCCAGAAATACGCCGATGCCGACATGGGCGTGAGCGGAGCCAACTTCGCCATCGCCGAGACCGGCACCATTGGCCTCATGACCAACGAGGGCAACGCCCGCCTGGTCACCACCCTGCCCCGCGTGCATGTGGCCATCGCCGGCATCGACAAGCTCTGCGGCACCCTGGACGACGCCCTGAAAATCCTGCGTGTTGTTCCCAAGAACGCCACGGGTCAGGCCATCACCTCCTACGTGACCTGGATCAGCGGCGCCAACGAGTGCCAGACCGCGCCCGGCGGCAAGAAAGAGATGCACATCATCTTTCTGGACAACGGCCGCAGCGAAATGGCCAAGGATCCCCTCTTCGCCCAGGTTCTGCGTTGCGTGCGCTGCGGCGCCTGCGCCAACGTCTGCCCGGTCTACCGCATGGTCGGCGGCCACCAGATGGGCCACATCTATATCGGCGCCATCGGCCTCATCCTGACCTACTTCTTCCATGGCAAGGACAAGGCCAAGAACCTGGTCCAGAACTGCATCAACTGCCAGGCATGCAAGCACATCTGCGCGGCCGGCATCGACCTGCCCCTCCTGATCAAGGAAATCCATGCGCGCATCCTGGATGAAGACGGACATCCGCTGCCGTCGATGCTGCTGGGCAAGCTGCTCAAAAACCGCAAGCTCTTCCATGCCTTCCTGCGCACGGCCAAGATGGCTCAGCGTCCGCTGACCGGCGGCACGCAGTACATCCGCCATCTGCCCCATATCTTCTCCAAGGATCATGGATTCAAGGCACTGCCAGCCATTGCCGCCAAGCCCTTCCGGGATCGTTTCGCGGCGCTGAAACCCACGGTTTCCGCACCCAAGTTCCGCATCGCCCTGTTCTCGGGCTGCGTGCAGGACTTCGTCTATCCGGAGCAGCTGGAAGCGGCGGTGAAAGTTCTGGCCGCCCACAATGTGGCGGTGGACTTCCCCATGGATCAGTCCTGTTGCGGGCTGCCGCTGCAGATGATGGGCGAGAAGAAAGCAGGCGTCGACGTGGCCAAGCAGAACATCGCGGCCATGAGCGGCGACTACGACTACATCATCACCCTCTGCGCCTCCTGCGCTTCGCACCTGAAGCACAACTACCCGTTCCTGCTTGGTGAAAACGACGCGGAAGCCAAGGCCTTCGCCGACAAGGTCATGCCTTTCTCGGCCTTCATGACCGATGTGCTCGGCGTGACCGCCGACGGGTTCAAGCAGACCCACGAGCGCGCCACCCTGCACGCCCCCTGCCACCTCTGCCGTGGCATGGGCGTGGTCGAACAGCCCAGACAGCTTCTGGCTCTGGGCGGCTATGAATACGCCCAGGCGGAGCAGGAGCAGGTCTGCTGCGGATTCGGCGGCACCTACTCGGCCAAGTTCCCCGGGATTTCCGAGCAGATCCTCAAGAACAAACTGACCGATGCGGGCCGTACCGGAGCGGAAGTGCTGGTCACCGAATGCCCGGGCTGCATCATGCAGCTGCGCGGCGGCGCTGAAGTCAACAAATCCGGCTTTGCCGTCAGGCATATCGCCGAAGTGCTGGCCGACCACCTGAAATAA